One genomic window of Micromonospora sp. WMMD1128 includes the following:
- a CDS encoding FtsK/SpoIIIE domain-containing protein, with protein sequence MADVRAQLVTRVRGMLSDALGATRTRLATAEAELAADRERLDRTRRAAAAVPERVGAARDRRLAEIDARHTTRLAELAGRAADAARREAPGAASTPWEHWQAAPAGRGEPPGAVRIGTVRIPGAAPVPALVPLLDAGHAHLAGGDRDGLAAVVPALLLRSVGRADPGGVRLFGYDPEHLGGGLAGFAPLGTAGLLTFVGPGGLGRLLDDLVEQIRRINATVLAGEYGSLRELAAATGRRPEPWRVAVLLGGDELSRHERGQLDRVVRTGAACGVHLVVRGIDLPDDRTVTRIVVDPDDARIAGLPVVLDDPPPPALVTETCRTLASRVNAGPPPTPFTDLLPAPDEYWREDSAHGLSAPIGEGPHGRPVLLTLGDYPPHALIGGPSGTGKTNLIFAWIGALAARYSPAELEFYLLDFKEGVSFARFAKGRRDPSWLPHMRLVGINVNTDREFGLGLLRFLAEELRRRADAAKKHEVTKLAELRAVDPTGHWPRIVAVVDEFQALLAGRDVVAREAADLLEDLARRGRSQGIHLVLASQDVRGIEALWGRPALVAQFTLRIALPKALRILAERNDAAQSLPRHHAVVNAESGLTEGNEIARIPSASDWETWSELQHRLWRMRPQDAAPARLFDGDAIPRLADAPDFRALTAPEQGLPRNPVAVLGEIIDVQSRSAALRLPRAPGRNLAVLGTRVDEACAVLDAAARSLARQYRPGAARFSIACLDPDADPAARALYEDLPGDASWYDEETVPELMAEVGDGLAAPGTPRTPHFLLLYAVDAAAGSLAGKAGTRTGLAQLRRILHDGPERRTHVLAWWRGVARMRADLGGAGARTDQIGAWVALDVQGGELGSSLYPGSGGPDWYPRPWRGLFFDRAVHRTGQVIIPYGPSR encoded by the coding sequence GTGGCTGACGTCCGCGCCCAACTGGTGACGCGGGTCCGGGGGATGCTCTCCGACGCCCTGGGCGCCACCCGCACCCGCCTCGCCACCGCCGAGGCCGAGCTGGCCGCCGACCGGGAGCGGCTGGACCGTACCCGACGTGCCGCCGCCGCGGTGCCGGAGCGGGTCGGCGCGGCGCGCGACCGGCGGCTCGCCGAGATCGACGCCCGGCACACCACCCGGCTGGCCGAGCTGGCCGGCCGGGCCGCCGACGCCGCGCGGCGGGAGGCGCCCGGCGCGGCGTCCACGCCGTGGGAGCACTGGCAGGCCGCGCCCGCCGGTCGCGGCGAGCCACCGGGCGCGGTCCGGATCGGCACGGTACGCATCCCCGGCGCCGCGCCGGTGCCCGCGCTGGTGCCGCTGCTCGACGCCGGGCACGCGCACCTGGCCGGCGGCGACCGGGACGGCCTCGCCGCGGTGGTGCCGGCGCTGCTGCTGCGTTCCGTCGGCCGGGCCGACCCGGGCGGGGTCCGGCTGTTCGGGTACGACCCGGAGCACCTCGGCGGCGGGCTGGCCGGGTTCGCCCCGCTCGGCACCGCCGGCCTGCTCACCTTCGTCGGCCCGGGTGGTCTCGGCCGGCTCCTGGACGACCTGGTGGAGCAGATCCGCCGGATCAACGCCACCGTGCTGGCCGGCGAGTACGGCTCGCTGCGGGAGCTGGCCGCCGCCACCGGCCGCCGCCCCGAGCCGTGGCGGGTGGCGGTGCTGCTCGGCGGCGACGAGCTGTCCCGGCACGAGCGCGGCCAGCTCGACCGGGTGGTGCGCACCGGCGCGGCCTGCGGGGTGCACCTGGTGGTCCGGGGCATCGACCTGCCCGACGACCGGACCGTCACCCGGATCGTGGTCGACCCGGACGACGCCCGGATCGCCGGGCTGCCGGTGGTGCTCGACGACCCGCCGCCGCCCGCCCTGGTCACCGAGACCTGCCGCACGCTCGCCTCCCGGGTCAACGCCGGCCCGCCGCCGACGCCCTTCACCGACCTGCTGCCCGCGCCGGACGAATACTGGCGGGAGGACTCGGCGCACGGGCTCAGCGCCCCGATCGGCGAGGGCCCGCACGGGCGCCCGGTGCTGCTCACCCTCGGCGACTACCCGCCGCACGCGCTGATCGGCGGTCCGTCCGGCACCGGCAAGACCAACCTGATCTTCGCCTGGATCGGCGCGCTCGCCGCCCGCTACTCCCCCGCCGAGCTGGAGTTCTATCTGCTCGACTTCAAGGAGGGGGTGTCCTTCGCCCGGTTCGCGAAGGGCCGGCGCGACCCGAGCTGGCTGCCGCACATGCGGCTGGTCGGGATCAACGTCAACACCGACCGGGAGTTCGGCCTGGGCCTGCTCCGGTTCCTCGCCGAGGAGCTGCGCCGGCGGGCCGACGCGGCGAAGAAGCACGAGGTCACCAAGCTGGCCGAGCTGCGCGCGGTGGACCCGACCGGGCACTGGCCCCGGATCGTCGCGGTGGTCGACGAGTTCCAGGCGCTGCTCGCCGGCCGGGACGTGGTCGCCCGGGAGGCCGCCGACCTGTTGGAGGACCTGGCCCGGCGGGGCCGGTCGCAGGGCATCCACCTGGTGCTCGCGTCCCAGGACGTGCGGGGCATCGAGGCGCTGTGGGGCCGGCCGGCCCTGGTCGCCCAGTTCACCCTGCGCATCGCGCTGCCCAAGGCGCTGCGCATCCTGGCCGAACGCAACGACGCCGCGCAGTCGCTGCCCCGCCACCACGCGGTGGTCAACGCCGAGTCGGGCCTGACCGAGGGCAACGAGATCGCCCGGATCCCGTCCGCGAGCGACTGGGAGACGTGGAGCGAGTTGCAGCACCGGCTGTGGCGGATGCGCCCGCAGGACGCCGCGCCGGCCCGGCTCTTCGACGGCGACGCGATCCCCCGGCTCGCCGACGCGCCGGACTTCCGTGCCCTGACCGCCCCCGAACAGGGCCTGCCGCGCAACCCGGTGGCGGTGCTCGGGGAGATCATCGACGTGCAGTCCCGCTCGGCGGCGCTGCGGCTGCCCCGGGCCCCGGGCCGGAACCTGGCCGTGCTGGGCACCCGGGTGGACGAGGCGTGCGCGGTGCTCGACGCCGCCGCCCGCTCGCTGGCCCGGCAGTACCGTCCCGGCGCCGCCCGCTTCTCCATCGCCTGCCTCGACCCGGACGCCGACCCGGCCGCCCGGGCGCTCTACGAGGACCTGCCCGGCGACGCCTCCTGGTACGACGAGGAGACGGTGCCCGAGCTGATGGCCGAGGTGGGCGACGGCCTGGCCGCGCCGGGCACCCCGCGTACCCCCCATTTCCTGCTGCTGTACGCGGTGGACGCGGCGGCCGGGTCGCTGGCCGGCAAGGCCGGCACCCGGACCGGGTTGGCGCAGTTGCGCCGGATCCTGCATGACGGGCCGGAACGCCGCACCCACGTGCTGGCCTGGTGGCGCGGGGTGGCCCGGATGCGGGCCGACCTGGGCGGCGCCGGCGCCCGCACGGACCAGATCGGCGCCTGGGTGGCGCTCGACGTGCAGGGCGGTGAGCTGGGCTCGTCGCTCTACCCGGGCAGCGGCGGGCCGGACTGGTATCCCCGGCCGTGGCGCGGTCTCTTCTTCGACCGCGCGGTGCACCGCACCGGGCAGGTGATCATCCCTTATGGTCCTTCGCGATGA
- a CDS encoding cupin domain-containing protein: MTHVDPPGGHGHPAGPSPAAGALARCVAVEPATFVADHWGRGPLLSRAAELPNPDGFTDLLSPADADELLSRRGLRTPFLRVAKDGQLVPAARYTGGGGAGAEIGDQVRDDKVLALYADGATLVLQGLHRTWPALVDFARDLGAALAQPLQVNAYLTPAGSQGFATHYDTHDVFVLQVDGRKHWRIHPPVLADPLERQPWGGRADEVAATADGRPALDVVLEPGDALYLPRGWLHSAQAQESSSLHLTVGIRALTRYAMVEELLALAAEDARLRAGLPFGLDLADADAIEPELTETVEALRDWLLRAEPAAVAARLRDRVWPAARPAPIRPLAQAEALARLSPDSRIAVRDGLRWQLTPTGAGRVALRLVDRTLTLPGTCEAALRALLAGEVTRVGDLPGLDDDADRLVLTRRLLKEAVLTPA; this comes from the coding sequence ATGACGCACGTCGACCCGCCGGGTGGCCACGGCCACCCGGCGGGTCCGTCTCCTGCCGCCGGGGCGCTGGCCCGCTGCGTGGCGGTCGAGCCGGCCACGTTCGTCGCCGACCACTGGGGCCGCGGCCCACTGCTGTCCCGGGCCGCCGAGCTGCCCAACCCGGACGGCTTCACCGACCTGCTCAGCCCCGCCGACGCCGACGAGTTGCTCAGCCGCCGCGGCCTGCGTACCCCGTTCCTGCGGGTGGCCAAGGACGGCCAGCTCGTGCCGGCGGCGCGGTACACCGGCGGCGGTGGCGCCGGCGCCGAGATCGGCGACCAGGTGCGCGACGACAAGGTGCTGGCGCTCTACGCCGACGGCGCCACGCTCGTGCTCCAGGGCCTGCACCGCACCTGGCCGGCGCTCGTCGACTTCGCCCGTGACCTGGGCGCCGCGCTGGCCCAGCCGTTGCAGGTGAACGCCTACCTCACCCCGGCCGGCAGCCAGGGTTTCGCCACCCACTACGACACCCACGACGTGTTCGTGCTCCAGGTCGACGGCCGCAAGCACTGGCGCATCCACCCGCCGGTGCTCGCCGACCCGCTGGAGCGCCAGCCCTGGGGTGGCCGGGCCGACGAGGTCGCCGCCACCGCCGACGGCCGGCCCGCGCTGGACGTGGTGCTCGAACCGGGCGACGCGCTCTACCTGCCCCGCGGCTGGCTGCACAGCGCCCAGGCGCAGGAGTCCAGCTCGCTGCACCTGACCGTGGGGATCCGGGCGCTGACCCGGTACGCCATGGTCGAGGAGCTGCTGGCCCTGGCCGCCGAGGACGCCCGACTGCGCGCCGGCCTGCCGTTCGGCCTCGACCTGGCCGACGCCGACGCGATCGAGCCGGAACTCACCGAGACCGTCGAGGCGCTGCGCGACTGGCTGCTGCGGGCCGAGCCGGCGGCGGTGGCCGCGCGGCTGCGGGACCGGGTGTGGCCGGCCGCCCGCCCGGCGCCGATCCGACCGCTCGCCCAGGCCGAGGCGCTGGCCCGGCTGAGCCCGGACAGCCGGATCGCGGTCCGGGACGGCCTGCGCTGGCAGCTCACCCCGACCGGCGCCGGTCGCGTCGCGCTGCGCCTGGTCGACCGCACGCTCACCCTGCCCGGCACGTGCGAGGCGGCGCTGCGCGCGCTGCTGGCCGGCGAGGTCACCCGGGTCGGCGACCTGCCCGGCCTGGACGACGACGCCGACCGCCTGGTGCTGACCCGCCGCCTCCTGAAGGAAGCCGTCCTGACCCCCGCCTGA
- a CDS encoding DUF2267 domain-containing protein: MAEQLMSAFESSLDKTNVILKEIESAYGWPADRRNQSYAALRTVLHLLRDRMPVGESAEFAQQLPVLLRGIYFDGWQPENVPIKLNRDDFLYEVRQGFPYDTDGGPRRVVQVVLDTLRRHVTQGEWQDVKSNLPRDLGQLIP, from the coding sequence ATGGCTGAGCAGTTGATGTCCGCGTTCGAGTCCTCGCTGGACAAGACGAACGTGATCCTCAAGGAAATCGAGTCGGCGTACGGCTGGCCGGCGGATCGCCGCAACCAGTCCTACGCCGCGTTGCGCACGGTGCTGCACCTGCTGCGCGACCGGATGCCGGTGGGGGAGAGCGCCGAGTTCGCCCAGCAGCTGCCGGTGCTGCTGCGGGGCATCTACTTCGACGGCTGGCAGCCGGAGAACGTGCCGATCAAGCTCAACCGCGACGACTTCCTCTACGAGGTCCGCCAGGGCTTCCCGTACGACACCGACGGCGGCCCGCGGCGGGTGGTGCAGGTCGTGCTGGACACGCTGCGCCGGCACGTCACCCAGGGGGAGTGGCAGGACGTGAAGTCGAACCTGCCGCGCGACCTCGGTCAGCTGATCCCCTGA
- a CDS encoding DUF72 domain-containing protein has product MGEIEVGTASWTDRTLLDSGWYPADADTPERRLSYYARQFPLVEVDATYYSPPAERTARLWADRTPPGFTFNVKAFSLLTGHPTRVSALYKDLRPATQKRTVYPGDLPAQAYEEVWTRFLSALDPLVSAGKLGALLFQFPPWFTLRRDNKQYLLEVARRCAPLRPVFEFRHASWFDGDHADETLEFLRGHELPLVCVDMPQGHRSSVPPVLAATADLAVVRFHGHSDKWTSKDIHEKFGYDYSDRELRDWAPKLRELAGRAERTHVLMNNCYRDHAQRNATTLVGLLAN; this is encoded by the coding sequence GTGGGTGAGATCGAGGTGGGCACCGCGTCGTGGACCGACCGGACCCTGCTCGACTCCGGCTGGTACCCGGCGGACGCCGACACCCCGGAGCGCCGGCTGTCCTACTACGCCCGGCAGTTCCCGTTGGTCGAGGTGGACGCCACCTACTATTCGCCGCCGGCCGAGCGGACCGCTCGGCTGTGGGCGGACCGCACGCCACCCGGGTTCACCTTCAACGTCAAGGCGTTCAGCCTGCTGACCGGCCACCCGACCCGGGTCTCCGCGCTCTACAAGGACCTGCGGCCGGCCACGCAGAAGCGCACCGTCTACCCGGGTGACCTGCCGGCGCAGGCGTACGAGGAGGTCTGGACCCGGTTCCTGTCCGCCCTCGACCCGCTGGTCTCCGCCGGCAAGCTCGGCGCGCTGCTGTTCCAGTTCCCACCCTGGTTCACCCTCCGGCGGGACAACAAGCAGTACCTGCTCGAGGTGGCGCGGCGGTGCGCCCCGCTGCGCCCGGTCTTCGAGTTCCGGCACGCCTCCTGGTTCGACGGCGACCACGCCGACGAGACGCTTGAGTTCCTGCGCGGGCACGAACTGCCGCTCGTCTGCGTGGACATGCCGCAGGGCCACCGGTCGTCCGTACCGCCGGTGCTGGCCGCCACCGCGGACCTCGCGGTGGTCCGGTTCCACGGGCACAGCGACAAGTGGACGAGCAAGGACATCCACGAGAAGTTCGGCTACGACTACTCCGACCGGGAACTGCGCGACTGGGCGCCGAAGCTGCGCGAACTGGCCGGGCGGGCCGAACGGACGCACGTGCTGATGAACAACTGCTATCGCGACCACGCCCAGCGCAACGCCACCACGCTCGTCGGCCTGCTGGCGAACTGA
- a CDS encoding TraR/DksA C4-type zinc finger protein encodes MLVHDTTATGRSQAEVDQIRQSLRSRYDELTAEYDLAVAQSQVLRLVEVGDTAGDDQADSGTKTAERDTAQSLLRTILERRAQFERALARLDEGTYGYCEGCAAPIPVERLEIFPSATSCVACKQTRERRAA; translated from the coding sequence ATGCTCGTCCACGACACGACAGCCACGGGCCGCTCCCAGGCGGAGGTCGACCAGATCCGGCAGTCCCTGCGGTCCCGGTACGACGAACTGACCGCGGAGTACGACCTCGCCGTCGCGCAGAGCCAGGTGCTGCGTCTGGTCGAGGTCGGCGACACCGCCGGCGACGACCAGGCCGACAGCGGCACCAAGACCGCCGAGCGGGACACCGCGCAGTCCCTGCTGCGCACCATCCTGGAGCGGCGCGCCCAGTTCGAGCGCGCGCTGGCCCGCCTCGACGAGGGCACCTACGGCTACTGCGAGGGCTGCGCCGCGCCGATCCCGGTGGAACGGCTGGAGATCTTCCCGTCCGCCACCTCCTGCGTGGCGTGCAAGCAGACCCGGGAGCGGCGGGCGGCCTGA
- a CDS encoding uridine kinase: MRVRPISPDRLVAELVARLTSAETPGRLRVAVDGPPAAEPDALAAALVDPLRAAGRPVLHVRAADFLRPASVRLEQGRTNPDAYYEGWLDEPGLRREVLDPAGPDGSGRLLPSLWDADTDRASRATYRRVPAGGVVLVSGALLLGGPLPFDVAVHLVLSPAALARRTDPAWRWTLPAFARYADEVDPASFADVVVRADDPRHPALVETG, encoded by the coding sequence ATGCGTGTCCGTCCGATCAGCCCCGACCGCCTCGTCGCCGAACTGGTCGCGCGGCTCACCTCCGCCGAGACGCCCGGGCGGCTGCGGGTGGCCGTCGACGGGCCGCCGGCCGCCGAACCGGACGCCCTCGCCGCCGCCCTCGTCGACCCGCTGCGCGCCGCCGGACGGCCGGTGCTGCACGTACGGGCCGCCGACTTCCTCCGTCCCGCCTCGGTGCGCCTGGAACAGGGACGCACCAACCCGGACGCGTACTACGAGGGCTGGCTCGACGAACCGGGCCTGCGCCGCGAGGTGCTCGACCCGGCCGGCCCGGACGGCAGCGGCCGGCTGCTGCCGTCGCTCTGGGACGCCGACACCGACCGGGCCAGCCGGGCCACCTACCGGCGGGTGCCGGCCGGCGGCGTGGTCCTGGTCAGCGGCGCGCTGCTGCTCGGCGGCCCGCTGCCGTTCGACGTCGCCGTGCATCTGGTGCTCTCCCCGGCGGCGCTGGCCCGGCGCACCGACCCGGCGTGGCGCTGGACCCTGCCGGCCTTCGCCCGCTACGCCGACGAGGTCGACCCGGCCTCCTTCGCCGACGTGGTGGTACGCGCCGACGACCCCCGCCACCCGGCCCTCGTGGAGACCGGCTGA
- a CDS encoding winged helix-turn-helix domain-containing protein, translated as MSVSPASPRAGWHTSQPVVPGRPPGGQRRPANTATPVLTVTLNIPLACEESLTPAARRLLDAARELLERGDAVISTGTVAAERRPEVPTGRAPARPLASTMTTLHILASSRSVLRDGEPLPLTRLEFDLLLHLVAHPRRVFTRLQLLNAVWGYEHAGVRTVDVHVRRLRGKVGVDVPLVTTVYGVGYRLADDARVTIDRTG; from the coding sequence ATGTCGGTCAGCCCCGCCTCGCCGCGCGCCGGATGGCATACGTCCCAACCCGTGGTCCCCGGTCGTCCGCCCGGCGGTCAACGTCGCCCCGCCAACACCGCCACGCCCGTGCTCACGGTGACCCTGAACATTCCGCTGGCCTGCGAGGAGTCGCTCACCCCGGCCGCCCGCCGGCTCCTCGACGCGGCTCGTGAGCTGCTCGAACGCGGCGACGCGGTGATCAGCACGGGGACCGTCGCGGCGGAACGCCGCCCCGAGGTGCCGACCGGTCGGGCCCCCGCACGTCCGCTCGCCTCGACGATGACGACCCTGCACATCCTGGCCTCCTCCCGGTCGGTGCTGCGCGACGGCGAGCCGTTGCCGCTGACCCGCCTGGAGTTCGACCTGCTGCTGCACCTGGTCGCCCACCCGCGCCGGGTCTTCACCCGACTGCAACTGCTCAACGCCGTCTGGGGGTACGAGCACGCCGGCGTCCGCACCGTCGACGTGCACGTGCGCCGGCTGCGCGGCAAGGTCGGCGTGGACGTGCCGCTCGTCACCACCGTCTACGGGGTGGGCTACCGGCTCGCCGACGACGCCCGGGTGACCATCGACCGCACCGGCTGA
- a CDS encoding winged helix-turn-helix domain-containing protein — protein MSVVALTTRPARPGRTDRVLPPRPRTGPTLTVTLDLGAGPLTPGLARLVELLDELATAGEDAVHPDGHRAAPAVLDLRRVAARPAEPRETPAEPPPATPDLSGGLRILTGTRRVRHGGVEVALTRIEYDLLLFLAEHPRRVFTRRQLLANVWGYEHAVARTVDVHIRRLRAKFGPDTPLVTTVYGVGYRLADDAPIEVDRDA, from the coding sequence ATGTCCGTCGTCGCCCTCACCACCCGTCCGGCCCGACCGGGCCGCACCGACCGGGTCCTGCCGCCCCGGCCGCGTACCGGACCGACCCTGACCGTCACCCTCGACCTGGGTGCCGGCCCGCTGACGCCCGGCCTGGCCCGGCTGGTCGAGCTGCTGGACGAACTCGCCACCGCCGGCGAGGACGCGGTCCACCCCGACGGGCACCGGGCCGCCCCGGCCGTGCTCGACCTGCGCCGCGTCGCCGCCCGACCTGCCGAACCCCGGGAGACGCCGGCCGAGCCGCCACCGGCGACGCCGGACCTGTCCGGCGGCCTGCGCATCCTCACCGGCACCCGGCGGGTCCGGCACGGCGGCGTCGAGGTCGCCCTCACCCGGATCGAGTACGACCTGCTGCTGTTCCTCGCCGAGCACCCGCGTCGGGTGTTCACCCGGCGGCAGCTCCTCGCCAACGTGTGGGGCTACGAGCACGCGGTGGCCCGCACGGTGGACGTCCACATCCGTCGGCTGCGGGCCAAGTTCGGTCCGGACACGCCGCTGGTGACCACCGTGTACGGCGTCGGCTACCGGCTCGCCGACGACGCCCCGATCGAGGTGGACCGCGACGCCTGA
- a CDS encoding rhodanese-like domain-containing protein, with protein sequence MALTPALVESCPVPPPGSRGIDDLLAAARARLRRLDPEQAHLAHRGGALLVDIRPAGQRAAHGTVPGALTVERNVLEWRFDPRCPARLPQAVDYDVPVVVLCQEGYTSSLAAAALQDIGLRRATDVAGGFAAWRIAGLPTLGPTPPSRPSSTAPPVTAGRALR encoded by the coding sequence ATGGCGCTGACCCCCGCCCTCGTCGAGAGCTGTCCGGTCCCCCCACCCGGCTCCCGGGGGATCGACGACCTCCTCGCCGCCGCCCGCGCCCGGCTGCGGCGCCTCGACCCGGAGCAGGCGCACCTGGCCCACCGGGGCGGCGCGTTGCTCGTCGACATCCGCCCCGCCGGCCAGCGGGCCGCGCACGGCACCGTGCCCGGCGCGCTCACCGTCGAGCGCAACGTCCTGGAGTGGCGCTTCGACCCGCGCTGCCCGGCCCGGCTGCCGCAGGCGGTCGACTACGACGTGCCCGTGGTCGTCCTCTGCCAGGAGGGCTACACCTCGTCGCTGGCCGCCGCCGCGCTACAGGACATCGGCCTGCGCCGCGCCACCGACGTGGCGGGTGGCTTCGCCGCCTGGCGCATCGCCGGCCTGCCCACCCTCGGCCCCACCCCGCCGTCCCGACCCTCGTCCACCGCGCCCCCGGTCACTGCCGGCCGGGCACTCCGCTGA
- a CDS encoding cysteine dioxygenase family protein, which produces MTSTDPTDLRTVAARWADPTGWPVPLRFDRSERWYARLHADGEHEVWALSWLPGQGTDLHDHGGSSGAFLVVVGVLTEETVSGSRLRPHRLAAGAGRRFGARHVHQVTNRGDQPAVSVHVYRPALRRMTRYRLDAGRLRVAEVAEAGVAW; this is translated from the coding sequence ATGACCAGCACCGACCCGACCGACCTGCGCACCGTCGCCGCCCGCTGGGCCGACCCGACCGGCTGGCCGGTGCCGTTGCGCTTCGACCGGTCCGAGCGGTGGTACGCGCGGCTGCACGCCGACGGCGAGCACGAGGTGTGGGCGCTGAGCTGGTTGCCGGGGCAGGGCACCGACCTGCACGACCACGGCGGCTCGTCCGGCGCCTTCCTGGTCGTCGTCGGCGTGCTCACCGAGGAGACGGTGAGCGGCAGCCGGCTGCGTCCGCACCGGCTCGCCGCCGGCGCCGGCCGGCGTTTCGGCGCCCGGCACGTGCACCAGGTCACCAACCGCGGCGACCAGCCCGCGGTGAGTGTGCACGTCTACCGGCCCGCGCTGCGCCGGATGACCCGCTACCGCCTCGACGCCGGGCGGCTCCGGGTCGCCGAGGTGGCCGAGGCCGGCGTCGCGTGGTGA
- a CDS encoding ankyrin repeat domain-containing protein: MPDELDGETIAFAHRMFDLARSGATEELAANVDGGLPVNLTNAKGDTLLILAAYHAHPETVSALLARGADPARVNDRGQTALAAALFRQNAAAVRALLDAGADPDHGGPSAVETARFFDLPEMLTLLGRD, encoded by the coding sequence ATGCCCGACGAACTGGACGGCGAGACGATCGCCTTCGCGCACCGGATGTTCGACCTGGCCCGCAGCGGAGCGACGGAGGAACTGGCCGCCAACGTGGACGGCGGACTGCCGGTCAACCTCACCAACGCCAAGGGCGACACGCTGCTGATCCTGGCCGCCTACCACGCCCACCCGGAGACCGTCTCGGCCTTGCTCGCCCGCGGCGCCGACCCGGCCCGGGTCAACGACCGGGGGCAGACCGCGCTGGCGGCGGCCTTGTTCCGGCAGAACGCGGCGGCGGTCCGGGCGCTGCTCGACGCCGGCGCCGACCCGGACCACGGTGGCCCCTCCGCGGTCGAGACCGCCCGCTTCTTCGACCTGCCGGAGATGCTGACGCTGCTCGGTCGGGACTGA
- a CDS encoding DUF3500 domain-containing protein: MEEPVPEQMRTAATALLAALDEPARRRARHDFDDEPARRWLEYRPRPRPGVPVADLDVTARKAAHRLLATALSPPAYAQAMAVVALEEVLDRAEGWRRGRHSGDYWVAVFGDPARDDRWAWRFEGHHLSVSMTVADDLVSPAPIFLGANPATVRHAGRPVSRPLGPEEDLARELLDALGPAGRSAAIIAEEAPADIISATRATAPKRLDPLGVPRGRLGPTGRALLDRLVALYLDRLPADLAAREAARLDGGELHFAWAGPVEPGRRHYYRVQGDDLLIEYDNTTDDGNHAHTVLRRPAADFGADVLAAHHAAAHRPVTGDAPR, translated from the coding sequence GTGGAGGAACCCGTACCCGAGCAGATGCGCACCGCGGCCACCGCGCTGCTGGCGGCGCTCGACGAGCCGGCCCGCCGGCGCGCCCGGCACGACTTCGACGACGAGCCGGCCCGGCGGTGGCTGGAGTACCGGCCCCGCCCCCGGCCCGGCGTCCCGGTCGCCGACCTCGACGTCACCGCCCGCAAGGCCGCCCACCGGCTGCTCGCCACCGCACTGAGCCCGCCCGCGTACGCCCAGGCGATGGCCGTGGTGGCCCTTGAGGAGGTGCTCGACCGCGCCGAGGGCTGGCGGCGTGGCCGGCACAGCGGCGACTACTGGGTGGCGGTCTTCGGCGACCCGGCGCGCGACGACCGCTGGGCCTGGCGGTTCGAGGGACACCACCTGTCGGTGAGCATGACCGTGGCCGACGACCTGGTCTCCCCCGCCCCGATCTTCCTCGGCGCGAACCCGGCCACCGTCCGGCACGCCGGCCGGCCGGTCTCCCGGCCACTCGGCCCGGAGGAGGACCTGGCCCGGGAGCTGCTGGACGCGCTCGGCCCGGCCGGACGCTCCGCCGCGATCATCGCCGAGGAGGCGCCGGCCGACATCATCAGCGCCACCCGGGCCACCGCGCCCAAGCGACTCGACCCGCTCGGCGTACCACGGGGTCGGCTCGGGCCGACCGGCCGCGCGCTGCTCGACCGCCTGGTCGCGCTCTACCTGGACCGGCTCCCGGCCGACCTGGCGGCCCGCGAGGCGGCCCGGCTCGACGGCGGCGAACTGCACTTCGCCTGGGCCGGTCCGGTCGAGCCGGGCCGGCGGCACTACTACCGGGTGCAGGGCGACGACCTGCTGATCGAGTACGACAACACCACCGACGACGGCAACCACGCGCACACCGTGCTGCGCCGCCCGGCCGCCGACTTCGGCGCCGACGTGCTGGCCGCCCACCACGCCGCCGCGCACCGCCCGGTCACCGGCGACGCGCCTCGATGA